The Coleofasciculus chthonoplastes PCC 7420 sequence TGGAGTCAACTTACAAGAAGCCAATCTCGCTGGTGCTGATTTAGGTCAAGTAAACTTGAGTGGAGCCAATTTGCAAGCAGCAGATTTATGTCGAGTCAACTTAAGTAATGCCAATCTAACTGGAGCCGATTTACAAGGGGCAAATCTAAGTGCAGCAAATCTCAGTAGCGCTAATCTAACTGGAGCAAACCTACAGCAGGCAAAATTAAGTGCAGTAAACCTATGTTATACCAATTTAAATGGCGCAACCTTGAGTGAAGCAGATCTGCGTGGGGCAAAATTCGAAAGGACAAATCTAGAACAAGCTAACTTGAAAGATGCCAAACTGGATGGAGTCATGTTAAATAATGCCAATCTTAACGGTGCTATCATGCCTGATGGGACAACTCAGGAATAGTTGATTTAAATTAGAGGAAAGACTTTGGCTAAATCGAGGATTAAATCTGGAAAGTAGGGCAACTCTATTGTCTGATCCGGCAATATAATTCGCTTTAAGCTGTATCCAAAACTATTCCGACCCTTGTGATAGGGCTGGCTATAGGCTTCTAGGTGATTGTCGATTAAGTTAAAAAGCCAATAATCGGAAATACCCGCTTCAGCATAAAGTGGGAGTTTAACCTCTCGGTCATACTTGAGCGTTGAATCAGCAATTTCTATAACAAAGTAAACGTCCTCAGGTTGGGGTAGCGAAAAGCGATAATTATCCGCTCGTTTCCGTAAAATAGCAAAATCGGGTTCTGGTTCGCTATTGGATGACAAAATAATCG is a genomic window containing:
- a CDS encoding Uma2 family endonuclease; amino-acid sequence: MTSTTAKRFTLEDYHRLAELGFFTEDDRVELIRGEIMQMAAKGTAHTNCCRDLLEELAGLVTGRAKLQCQDPIILSSNSEPEPDFAILRKRADNYRFSLPQPEDVYFVIEIADSTLKYDREVKLPLYAEAGISDYWLFNLIDNHLEAYSQPYHKGRNSFGYSLKRIILPDQTIELPYFPDLILDLAKVFPLI